From a single Ferrimicrobium sp. genomic region:
- a CDS encoding formylmethanofuran dehydrogenase subunit E family protein — MRALADVVLRDRPFDRSDLMVVSKNSPCLGDVAAYLTGGRARFGTHRLDAALGVGYIVERISTGETRDVREEPDSFPALIAAWEAALLGDFDVDAKRELLAVHEAAQWNWGRNTLLSSQPVDHYRVQQLDRFDAPAPLLIALCTDTVNRSVPEPREVKSRLDPDLDGDTVAHEAASQWQQRYLAGP, encoded by the coding sequence ATGCGCGCGCTCGCAGACGTCGTGTTGCGCGATCGCCCGTTCGATCGCAGCGACCTGATGGTGGTTTCGAAGAACTCACCGTGTCTCGGAGACGTCGCAGCGTACCTGACTGGCGGTCGAGCGCGCTTTGGCACGCATCGCCTTGATGCTGCCCTTGGCGTCGGCTACATCGTAGAGCGCATCAGCACTGGCGAAACCCGGGATGTGCGCGAGGAACCTGACTCCTTTCCCGCGCTCATCGCCGCCTGGGAGGCTGCCCTCCTGGGAGATTTCGATGTGGATGCCAAGCGTGAACTGCTCGCCGTTCATGAGGCCGCCCAGTGGAATTGGGGCCGCAACACACTGTTGTCGAGCCAACCTGTTGATCACTATCGGGTGCAACAGCTCGATCGGTTTGATGCTCCTGCGCCGTTGCTGATCGCTTTGTGCACCGACACTGTCAACCGGTCGGTCCCCGAGCCTCGTGAGGTCAAGAGTCGCCTTGATCCTGATCTTGATGGCGATACCGTGGCTCACGAGGCCGCCAGCCAGTGGCAACAACGATACCTGGCGGGACCGTGA
- a CDS encoding DUF167 domain-containing protein — MAATDPDRVKFHVKVRAGRKTDRVWRAADGTLMVDVRARPVDGRANAAVIAVIAEVCGVAPSGVTITAGFANPHKVIQVPAGCWDQLRATLSDGNQGGT; from the coding sequence ATGGCGGCGACTGATCCCGATCGAGTAAAATTCCACGTCAAGGTGCGAGCAGGCCGCAAGACCGATCGAGTGTGGCGCGCAGCGGATGGCACGCTCATGGTTGATGTGAGGGCGCGACCAGTGGACGGCAGGGCAAATGCGGCCGTCATTGCTGTCATCGCCGAGGTGTGCGGCGTCGCCCCGTCGGGGGTAACTATTACCGCTGGTTTCGCCAACCCGCACAAGGTCATACAAGTCCCGGCGGGTTGTTGGGACCAACTTCGTGCGACCCTGTCAGATGGCAATCAGGGCGGAACATGA
- a CDS encoding NADH-quinone oxidoreductase subunit C — MSTSVPTSSCSPGEVANALASALASGSKVAMLGAEDRPSEGIIEVYYVLANPLSASLTEFTLSLDRARPHLDSLARLDFSTGRFEREIADQFGVSLIDHPQPARLVKHAHWPDGYHPLRHDANAAPGRLVDDSDYPFVEVQGDAIYEIGVGPVHAGIIEPGHFRFSAVGESIIAMKARLWFVHRGIESVFEGRSFNDAITLAEKISGDTSVGHSLAMAQAIEDAIGIELDQQTQLTRQLLLDMERVYNLIGDVGAIANDVGFSVINAFMGTQREYALRENRRITGHRLLRGALGIGSASLQAQPDPHFFANLAAEVDKIVQILTGNVMAIDRFKGTGILSEADARSIGCVGYVAYASGLAFGEVGAPGADPTPFNTPPDTVTRDSHRLLSMPPTGDVAARLGIRITQLQATLAHLADLAARLSYAHLNSFDPIRESPQHRPSAGRAVGIACLESWRGRLTHRVVVNRNQIVRAKIVDPSFLNWPAVSISLRGAVVADFPLINKSFNLSYAGNDL, encoded by the coding sequence ATGTCCACCAGCGTTCCAACGTCGAGCTGTTCACCTGGTGAAGTCGCCAATGCGCTGGCCTCCGCACTGGCCTCTGGCTCCAAAGTCGCCATGCTTGGGGCCGAAGATCGACCAAGCGAGGGCATCATTGAGGTCTACTATGTGCTGGCCAATCCACTCTCGGCATCGCTCACTGAATTCACGCTATCGCTTGATCGAGCCCGTCCCCACCTCGATTCCTTGGCAAGACTTGACTTCTCAACCGGCCGCTTCGAACGGGAGATAGCCGACCAATTCGGCGTCTCGCTCATCGACCATCCACAACCGGCGCGCCTGGTAAAGCACGCACACTGGCCCGATGGCTATCACCCACTACGCCACGACGCCAATGCAGCGCCAGGAAGGCTTGTTGACGACAGCGATTACCCCTTTGTCGAGGTGCAGGGTGACGCGATCTACGAGATCGGAGTCGGTCCCGTACACGCCGGCATTATTGAACCGGGTCACTTTCGCTTCTCGGCCGTTGGTGAGTCGATTATCGCCATGAAGGCACGACTCTGGTTTGTCCATCGAGGCATTGAGAGTGTTTTTGAGGGTCGATCCTTCAACGACGCCATCACGCTCGCCGAAAAGATCTCTGGAGACACCTCGGTAGGACACTCGTTGGCCATGGCGCAGGCGATAGAAGACGCCATTGGGATCGAGCTTGATCAACAGACACAACTCACACGCCAGCTTCTCCTCGATATGGAACGTGTGTACAACCTGATCGGCGATGTCGGTGCCATCGCCAACGACGTTGGCTTTTCAGTCATCAACGCCTTTATGGGCACACAGCGTGAGTACGCCTTACGAGAGAACCGACGTATCACCGGCCATCGGTTGTTGCGAGGTGCACTGGGCATAGGGAGTGCCTCATTGCAAGCACAACCCGACCCTCATTTCTTTGCAAACCTCGCCGCAGAAGTTGACAAGATCGTCCAGATTCTCACTGGCAACGTCATGGCAATCGACAGGTTCAAGGGAACTGGCATCCTCAGCGAAGCCGACGCCAGGTCCATCGGATGTGTTGGCTATGTCGCCTATGCCTCCGGACTTGCATTCGGGGAGGTGGGCGCACCCGGTGCGGACCCGACACCTTTCAATACACCCCCAGACACAGTCACCAGAGACTCTCATCGGCTACTGAGCATGCCACCGACCGGCGACGTCGCGGCACGCCTCGGCATCCGAATTACCCAGCTCCAAGCCACACTCGCTCACCTCGCCGACCTTGCCGCACGCCTCAGTTACGCTCACCTCAATTCCTTCGATCCGATCCGCGAATCCCCACAACACCGTCCCTCCGCCGGGCGTGCTGTGGGGATCGCCTGTCTCGAGAGTTGGCGAGGCAGGCTCACCCATCGCGTCGTCGTCAACCGTAATCAGATTGTGCGAGCCAAGATCGTGGACCCATCGTTTTTAAACTGGCCAGCCGTCTCGATTTCGCTTCGTGGCGCCGTAGTGGCGGACTTTCCGCTCATCAACAAGAGTTTCAATCTTTCCTACGCTGGCAACGACCTGTGA